In the genome of Sphingomonas alpina, the window GGCGCCGAATTCGAGCGGCCGCTGCAGCGCCGGTGTCGCGAAGGCATTGTCGACCACGCTGACGATGCCGTGCCTGCGCGCGATGTCGCACACCGCCTTCAGATCGACCACGTCCATCGTCGGATTGGCCGGGGTCTCGAAGAAGAAGACTTTGGTATTGGGCTTCACCGCATCGGCGAACTGTTGCGGATCGCGGGCGTCGACGATCGTCACCTCGATGCCGAATTTCGGCAGCAGCGTGTCGGTCAGCCAGCGGCATGATCCGAATGCGGCGCGGCCCGCGACCAGATGGTCGCCGGTCTGCAACTGGCACAGCAGCACGGCGGTCATCGCTGCCATGCCCGTGGCCATCGACCGGCATGCTTCGGCGCCTTCGAGCAGCGCGATTCGATGTTCGAGCATCTCGACCGTCGGGTTCTGCAGTCGCGAATAGGTCATGCCGACCTGTTCGCCGGCAAACCGCGCGGCAGCATCGGCGGCGCAGTCATAGGCATAGCCCGACGTCAGGAAGAGCGCTTCCGACGTCTCGCCGAATTCCGAGCGGGCGGTGCCGCCACGGATCGCCTGAGTCGCTGGGCGCCAGGTGCGGGTGATGTCGCGATTTTGTCCGGTACGGCGTTTCATGGCGCCGCTTTGCCGGGTGGGGTCACCTCTCGTCAATGCCCTCAGGCCAACAGGCGTGTCGGCGTCCCTTGAAAGCCGGTCGCG includes:
- a CDS encoding trans-sulfuration enzyme family protein — translated: MKRRTGQNRDITRTWRPATQAIRGGTARSEFGETSEALFLTSGYAYDCAADAAARFAGEQVGMTYSRLQNPTVEMLEHRIALLEGAEACRSMATGMAAMTAVLLCQLQTGDHLVAGRAAFGSCRWLTDTLLPKFGIEVTIVDARDPQQFADAVKPNTKVFFFETPANPTMDVVDLKAVCDIARRHGIVSVVDNAFATPALQRPLEFGADVTAYSATKMMDGQGRVLAGAVCGTEDFINNTLLPFTRNTGPTLSAFNAWVVLKGLETLDLRIRRQSENALKVGSFIEKRVPRILHPGLASHPQHNLAMSQMDACGPIFAFEVEGGRKQAHGLLDALALIDISNNIGDSRSLMTHPSSTTHSGVAEDKRIEMGVTENLLRLNVGLEDPQDVIDDLDQALRAVGL